In Rhodamnia argentea isolate NSW1041297 chromosome 1, ASM2092103v1, whole genome shotgun sequence, the genomic window CATTCGAGTAAAGGGTtgagccttttttttaaaaaaaattgtctgaaaTGACGTGATATTCATTAACCTTACCACTGTAAGCTTGTTAGaatatttaagtgtcaaatcacATTTTCATTTAAGAACTCAAGattttagaatagttgataGTAATCTCACAAAAACTCATATGTTGTTAGAGTAGGAGATGTGGAATTAAAATCTTTTAAGAccttatttgcctccccaattatATGTTTTTTTCGCTTTAGGCTTAAACCAAGTTCAGCCTACATGTGAGGGGAAGTGTTAAAATATCTAAATAATAATTCACGCATTCACCTTAGCTTAAACTTTCAGAACAGTAATCGTCTCACGAAGTCTTATAAAGTTCATGTACGCTTTTGGATTTGGCCAAGAAATTGTGATCCCTACTTATATAAATATCCAAATATCAaggttctgtttgtttcgtgcaaaataaatgaactcaaaatgatcgcttgtatcgactgaaaaatgaatggacggaaattattttcatcatctacaaatatgtttagacataaattattatcaataatgaaaacatttgttattaactaattattcaagcgatacaagcgatcatcttcagggaaatatttttcagattataTAGCTTTCGCGAAATAAAGGAAGCCCAAACCCCACCTTCATGTAAAAGCTTAAAGTTTTAGAACAATAGTTGTCTGACAAAATCTTAAAAAGCTCATGCTCGCTTTTGGATTTGGCCGCGAAATTGTGATCCCTACTTGTATAAAAACCCACACTAATGAATCTTAACCACGCTAATGTACACAAaagcaaaataataaaaatttcaatattttgataTGATGATCAAATGGCATCTTAGCTCAAATTTTTATGTGCtaaattttactttcatcctcgGTTCAATAAAGACAAATAATTTGTCTTAATGTTaacaatttgcaattttttttatttgctcgTAATTAGATCTGTCAAAATGGATCTTAAACCTATTCATTAActcaaaattgatattttttttttgttgaacaaATGGGTCATATATGAGTCAccttaatttttaaaagaaatgacATTTTCATAAATAGAAGCATAGGGATGATtgttagggaaaattaccaaaaaagtcttaaacctattgcaattgtgccaattcaatcctaatatttttttggccaattcggacctaaaccttttgcaattgtgtcaattcagttcatttagGCGGCCGGTCTTGACGcggcaatttttaaaataatttttaatatattttttgaattgtaattatttttattttttaataatattttttatttttttaatcctttttggTTTGGGCTGGTGGTTGGCACGAGGCTGCCAgccaaatccaaaaaaaggtagaaaaatttttattaaaaaattagaaaatattaatatattattaaatatttgccatgtcggcgccggccggctaaatggattgaattggtataattagaaaagatttagagctgaattggtaaaaaaaaaattacaagtaaattgacacaattgcaataggtttaggactaaactaatGCAATTTACCAATTTCTGTAACCTTATTTTAATAACTAGTTTTGGGTTtgtcaactctcatttgagttaccttcttattcttttatttatattgCCGACTTTACTACTGAGTTACCGTCTTTTATTTGTCTTAGTTTAGATTACATTAATAACtccttagaaaaaaaataaaatttaacaaaaacaaGTTTAGCATAAATTTACTCTTACAAGGCATAAGAGGTTGGGATGTCACTCATGAACATGGGCTCTGAAGTTACTGGGGAATATTGCAGCTGGTTTGGCTCTCTGTACTAGTTGTAAAAATGACCTTAAACCAGTCTTGAAATGgcagcaaaatttgaaaagttggcACAGTATCTTTGCTGTAAAAAATGGAGATACGATACATGCCAAAGGCAATCACAATCTACTGCAACTAATGACAGATGAATTCCTCGGAACTTCTAATACGGCAGAAGGCAGACTAACAAAAGGTTCACGAGATCAATACAATCAAGATAGAGGCGCTTCCTAGTTGGATTGTCTTTGACCTGCTCTtgcgaagaagaaagaacaatcCACGAAATTGCTGAAGTTCTGTTCCAGGGGCATTGCGGCACAAGGAAATATCATGTCAACCCGAACCCAATTTGCAACGACGGCTCGACAAGGAAGAGTACTAGAAGCGGTTAGGCGTAACATCATTAGCCATGCCAAGCACTGATAGATGAGATTACCCGTACCAGGACATAAGAATGAAAACTGTGGCTTCTTAAGAGCATTCATATATAGTTCCAGAGACCATCGTGGATAAAGCGAAAACTGAAAGaccaaagaaggaaaatgatacTAGATCAATGCAAGTCTTTCTGCGAAACGGAAAATTTGATGTAGATCTTTTCCTTTGTAGAGATTGTCATGTTTGCATTGCTAACTGGCCAAGGGATTCTAGAATTTAAGCAACTAACGTGCACAGATTAGCCATTCTCATGCCTAGAAATTTGCAGGTGTCGCATTGTGTGCCAACCGAAGATCCGTTTAGGATAATATGGCTGTCAGGGCATATTCCGTGCATTGTATGCCTTCATTTTCTGTATCTCAGCTATGAAGAGCCGGCCGGCCAAAGAGCATGAATCTCCTTGGATGTTTTGCACGATATCAACAGAAAAGTGCAGTAGAAAGGGTTGGTTTGTGCTTTTCTGCCTTTGTTCGTATTGATCATTGTTGATCTGCAAACAACATTGTATTTGTCTGTTTTTCCTAGCTCAAGCTAGGAATCGGAGATAGTCCAATGGGGTTTCGATTCCTTCTGTACGTCAGGAAGTCGGGGAAGTGCTCGAAACTCTCAACTCCAGCTAGTTAAACAAAAATGGGAGGACTAGCACTTGTCGACATATAAGACTAAGTAAAGAAATAAAACCACGCAGTCTGTGTACCTgagattaaagaaaaaagaactggAGACTCAGCGTAATCTGAGAATGGACCCttgattaatcgggtgatccagTTCTTGACCGGTTCTCATGTTCAGATGAGTTACCACTTTGTTCAAACTAATAAGTTTTCATCTGATGAGTGCAGTGCAATTTAAGTTGGAAACTCTAATTTGGTTGAGATAGAAACAACTCGTAGCTCTAATCATTTGATTTCATGCAACTTCTTGGCTTAACCAGAAACCAGTACCGGAGATTGGGTAGCTCTGACTATGTTGATGCACCTACAGGGACATCGTTGATGCAACTTCCTCGAAATTAAGCAATAAGTAGGCACGTTAGCACCTGAAGAACTGGTCAAATCTATTCTCCAGTGGCAGGTATTCAAGGGAAGCACCTGGACAATAGTAACAATCCACAGAAAGTGCATCAAATGAATGGAATGGAGAAACATATTGCAGATCTTTTCACAAACTGGGGGAAAAAAATCGATGAAAGGAAGACAGCCAAAGAAATGCAGACATGATTGGCAAAACTTTAtggttcatgaaaaaaaatttacaggAAAATTTCGTTCTTTTTgcgaaaagaaaaacacaataaTATAACATAAGCCGCTGCAGAACATGAGGAAGTCATTGTCCACCGAAAAAGACAGCCGTGTTCCGACAACACGAGTAAGCCAGAGTAAGACAAAGCTTTGAGTTGAGGGAGATTAAATTAAACCCCAAAATGCTTGGGATTCCATGCGGGAAAACGTTCTCTCCTATTGATCAATGCTGCCTTGCTCTATGCCTCCATCTAGCAGGACATTCCATTGTTTTTTTCGTGCTTCTACCTAGCtaacattaatttttaattgtacGACAACGTTGGAAACACGTTCATTCCTATGTATCATAATTAACAAGGAAACTttggaaaaataagaataatatATAACAAACCTGGACCACCATTGAATCTTTGTCTAGCTTCCTCACACACAGTTTGTGTAGAGTTTGGTGAAATTATGGGTCCAGGCTACTTGCAACCCGAACTCTATGGTGAAGATCATAATGATGAATCCCAGGTCCTCGACCTGAACCATTCGACGCTGGAGCGTTACTCAGATTCATCCACAGCCCACCTAGAGAGCATCCACGACTCTGCATTGCAGACCTTCTCGGATGAGACAAGAGATTGCAAGAGGTTGAAGGTAGAACCGTCCGTTGGAGAATCCATAGAGAGTCATGAAATTGGGTATCATGGTTGCGGAGGTATGAGGACTAATAGCTTTAACAGCTTGCCTAAGCTTCAGTTCAGGGATCATATATGGGCATACAGCCAGAGGTACTTGGCGGTTGAGGCCATggcagaagcagcagcagccatCATGCGAGGTGACCAAAGTGAGACGGGGGAGGAGGTAAATGGAGACGCGATGAAACTGGTCCAGCAACTCATTGCTTGTGCGGAGGCTGTGGCTTGTCGCGACAAGCCACACGCCTCTGCATTGCTTTCGGAGCTCAGTTCTAAATCTCTGGTGTTCGGAACGTCATTTCAGCGAGTTGCATCTTGCTTTGTGCAAGGCCTTGCTGACCGCCTGGCATTGGTTCAACCACTAGGGGCCGTTGGAGTTGTTGGCCAAAGCGCAAGGGAGATGGTGATGACGAACGAGAGAGAAGAGGCTCTTTGCCTCGTCTATGAGATTTGCCCATATATCCAATTCAGTCACTTCATTGCGAATGAATCGATCTTGGAAGCCTTTGAGGGAGAGAGTTCAATACATGTGGTGGACCTAGGCATGACCCAAGGCCTGCCTCACGGCCACCAGTGGCGCAACCTAATAAGCAGCCTAGCGAAACGGCCAGGCTCATCATCTTGCCACCTCAAGATTACTGGTGTTGGGAATTGCAAAGAGGGCCTCCAAATGATTGGGGACGAGCTAAAACACTACGCAAAAGGCTTGGGAGTGAATTTCGAGTTTTTTATGGTCCAAAGCAACTTGGAAAACCTCCAAGCAGGGGACTTCAGTCTCCTAGAAGGCGAAGTCCTAGTAATAAACAGCATCCTCCAACTGCACTGTGTGGTGAAAGAAAGCCAAGGAGCGCTGAACTCTGTCCTGCAAATTCTGCACAAGCTTTCGCCGAAGCTCCTGGTCCTAGTTGAGCAAGACTCAAGCCACAACGGGCCATTCTTCCTAGGGAGGTTCATGGAGGCGCTGCATTATTACTCTGCCATCTTCGATGCCTTAGACGCCATGCTTCCCAAGTACGACACCAGGAGGGCCAAAATGGAGCAGTTCTTCTTCGCTGAAGAAATCAAGAACATCGTGAGCTGCGAGGGGCCCGCGAGGGTCGAGAGGCACGAGAGGATCGACCAATGGTGCAGGAGGATGAGCCGAGCCGGGTTCCAGTCTGTGCCCATCAAAATGCTAACGCAGGCCAAGCAATGGCTTGCAAAGTTCAAGGTCTGCGAAGGTTACACTATAGTGGAAGAGAAGGAGTGCTTGGTTCTTGGTTGGAACGCAAAGCCCATCATTGCAGCTTCCTGTTGGAAATGCTCCTAAAGCCTAAGTGTTGCTTTAACTGGTTGACTTCACAACTTATTAAGCAATATATTTGATTTGTACAACAAGTTCATGTACTATTCTTGATAGTATTTGTAGCAATATGGGAGCATAAGCAAAACCAAAAACATGGCCCTATCCAGAATAAGCTGATTACTCAATCAGTTTCTACACTGATGAGCAAATATTTGACTCTGTATTGAAATCTGCTCTTGCACATGAGATGATGAGTCTCCTGATGTAATGATTTTAATCCATTTCTTGTTGTGTTGCTTTTATCATAGATGAAAAAAATCAGAGGTGGAATTGAGCTAAGCTTCGGCAATTAAAAGACATTGAATTTCTTGTCATGAGTCAACAATTTAAAAaggttttgtttttcctctgcttggtgttgcgcgttaaaatccttcgacaaagttttgctggttatgggttctaggcccggaccgactatggcccaaagaaggttgcttgcgcgagaatcttttatcgaacttaatccgttcgttttccaaaaaggagttctgggtcggttttggacagagagtgtcaaatgcaatagatttacacagaagggcgcgttacaaacgggctttcgacaacttcgacggcccaatgcgcaatagtgacagtatgttgacagacttcgacgtgaccctggaattgaatcgacaggatcgtaggacacaatgctggaattcaatcgacaagactggacagggaattataggacacaatactggaattgaatcgacggtattggacgggatgggtgaagggtgcaacaccggaatttaatcgacggtattgaACCTAACGAGCAGactcggaatctaatcgacgacacctaactctggatatgatactcgccggaattgaatcgacgacgggaatctcaaagctacagctaggctaggctaaaggctaaagattaagagctaagagctagtttgataatgcaggtgttttggatttgttgtgtgtccgtatctttgctattgcgatgtatttataggcaagctctttagtaaccgccgagcggtttcttccctttggccccacgctttgcttttttccataagccacgtggaatgacggtttcctagtcttcgcgcattttcttttacctcgtggggattaccgccaaccgctttgatcgtggcctccctccgcgcgcttttcttgttctagaaggaagtggcgccagaatttatcccgacacgtggcacctttctgattgaaacgttccttgcttcagtgtttcttcccgtagctgattatcgcttcctcacgtgcttgtcacgagtctctcttggtt contains:
- the LOC115739015 gene encoding GRAS family protein RAD1-like — encoded protein: MGPGYLQPELYGEDHNDESQVLDLNHSTLERYSDSSTAHLESIHDSALQTFSDETRDCKRLKVEPSVGESIESHEIGYHGCGGMRTNSFNSLPKLQFRDHIWAYSQRYLAVEAMAEAAAAIMRGDQSETGEEVNGDAMKLVQQLIACAEAVACRDKPHASALLSELSSKSLVFGTSFQRVASCFVQGLADRLALVQPLGAVGVVGQSAREMVMTNEREEALCLVYEICPYIQFSHFIANESILEAFEGESSIHVVDLGMTQGLPHGHQWRNLISSLAKRPGSSSCHLKITGVGNCKEGLQMIGDELKHYAKGLGVNFEFFMVQSNLENLQAGDFSLLEGEVLVINSILQLHCVVKESQGALNSVLQILHKLSPKLLVLVEQDSSHNGPFFLGRFMEALHYYSAIFDALDAMLPKYDTRRAKMEQFFFAEEIKNIVSCEGPARVERHERIDQWCRRMSRAGFQSVPIKMLTQAKQWLAKFKVCEGYTIVEEKECLVLGWNAKPIIAASCWKCS